CCAGGAAGACCTGCTCCGGCAGATGATGGTGGCGCTGCTGGCGGGGGGGCACGCGCTGCTGGAAGGCGTGCCAGGCACGGCCAAGACGCTTTCCATCCGCTCGCTCGCGATGGCGCTGGAGCTTCGCTTCGGCCGCGTGCAGTTCACCCCCGACCTGATGCCGACGGACCTGATCGGCGTGAACGTGCTCGACCAGATGAAGCGCGAGTTCACCTTCCACTCGGGGCCGGTGTTCACCGACCTGCTGCTGGCCGACGAGATCAACCGCGCCCCCGCCAAGACGCAGGCGGCGCTGCTCGAAGCCATGCAGGAGCGGCAGGTGACGGTGGACGGGCAGACGCGCCCGCTGCCGGCCGGCTTCACCGTGTTCGCCTCGCAGAACCCGGTGGAGTACGAGGGCACCTATCCGCTTCCCGAGGCCCAGCTCGACCGCTTCCTGCTCAAGATCACCATCGGCTACCCGGGCGCCGAGGCCGAGCGCGCCATCCTGGACCGCTACGTGGAAGGGTTCAGCGCCGACCGGGCGGAAACGTACGGCATCAAGCCCGTCCTCTCGTCCGGCGAGCTCGTCGGACTCCGGCAGTCGGTGGCCACGGTGCACGTGGAGCCCACGGTACGCGACTACATCACGCGGATCGTCCGCGCCACCCGCGAGGAGCCCAGCCTGGCGCTCGGCGCATCGCCACGCGCTGGCGTGTCGCTGTTCCTGGCCAGCCGCGCCGAGGCGTTCCTGGCCGGGCGCGACTTCGTGACGCCGGACGACGTGAAGATGCTCGTGCTCCCCGTCCTCCGGCACCGCGTGGTGCTGACCCCCGAGGCCGAGGTGGAGGGGCAGACGGTGGACCAGCGCCTGGCCGGCCTGCTCACCACCATCCCCGCCCCGCGCGGCGCCGAGGCTTGAGCCTGCTTCCCTCGCGCCTGTTCCTGGCGCTGCTGGCGGGGGCGTCCGCGCTCTTCCTGGTAAGCCCCGTCGTGGCGCTGCTGGGCGACGCCCTGCTGCTGGCGGCGTTCGCGCTGGACGCGTGGTACGTCCCCGGCCCCGCGCAGCTCACGGTGTCGCGCCGCTCGCCCCCGCGCATCTCCCTGGGTGCGCGGGCCGAGGTGGCGTGGCTGCTGGACAACCGCGCCGGCCGGCGGGTGCGCGTGCGGGTGACGGACGACCTGCCGCCCATCCTGCGTCGAGTGGGGGACGACGAGCAGGATCTGTGGCTGGATGCGCGGCGCGAGACGCGGCTGGGGTACGCGGTGGCCACGGTGCGGCGCGGCGACGCCGTGTTCGGCGACGTGCACCTGCGCACTGCCGGGCCGCTGGGGCTGGCGTGGCGGCAGCGGCGCGTGCCGAGGAGCGACGCGGTTCGAGTCGTCCCCGGCGTGCTCGAGGTCAAGCAGTTCCGCCTGCTGGGGCTGCGCAACCGGCTGCGCGAGGCGGGCTTCCGCAACATCCGGCAGCGCGGCGAGGGCGGACAGTTCGAAAGCCTGCGCGAATACGCGCGCGGCGACGATCCGCGTACGGTGGATTGGAAGGCCTCCGCCCGGCGCGGCGGGCTGATCGTGCGGCAGTACGAGATGGAGCGCCGGCAGAACGTGATGATCTGCATCGACGCCGGCCGGCTGATGACGCAGAAGGTGGGCGAGCGCGAGCGGCTGGACTATGCGCTGACGGCCGCGCTGCTGCTGGCCGACGTGGCGGGGGTGCACGACGACGCGGTGGGGCTGCTGGTGTTCGCCGACCGGGTGACGCGCTTCATTCCCCCCGCCCGCAACTCGCTGGCGCGCCTCTCCGACGCGCTGGGCGAGGTGCACGCGAAGATGGTGGAGCCCAACTACCCGGCGGCGTTCACCTACCTGGCCAAGCAGGTGCGCAAGCGCTCGCTGCTGGTGCTGTTCACCGACATCATCGATCCGCTGGCCTCGGCGGCGCTGGTGTCGCAGCTGGGGCGCGCGGCGGAGCGGCACCTGCCCCTGGCGGTCGCCATCCGCAACCCCGACCTGGAAGCCGTGGCCGAAACGGCGCCGGTGGACGAGGCCGCCGTGTACCGCCGCGCCGCCGCCGAAGAGCTGCTGCAGGCCCGCGCCGCCGCCTTGGCGGCCATGCAGCGCTCCGGCGTGCTGGTGGCCGACACCCGTCCGGGCGACGCGGTGCCCGCGGTGGTCAACCGCTACCTGGACGTGAAGCGCCGGGGAATGCTGTGACCTCTACGGTGCTCCATGGACCATTGCCCATCTCCCCGGGGTATGGTCCGCACCCCGCCTGGCCTGAGGAAGAGTTCCGCCGCACCCGCGCGGCGCACCGGGCGTCCGGGCACCCGTTCTTCACCCCCCACGCAACGAGTTGAACGTGTTCTCCTGTCTGCACCTTCGCGGCGCGGCCCTGGCGGGCGCGCTGCTCACGTCGCTGCTGGCGCCCGTGGCTGCGCGGGCCCAGGTGCCGGGCGAGTCCGGGCGCGTCGACATGGCGCGCGAGCGCCAGGCGTACACCGCCGACGCGCTGCGCGACTTCAACCGCTTCATCAACGGCTGG
The Longimicrobium sp. genome window above contains:
- a CDS encoding DUF58 domain-containing protein; its protein translation is MSLLPSRLFLALLAGASALFLVSPVVALLGDALLLAAFALDAWYVPGPAQLTVSRRSPPRISLGARAEVAWLLDNRAGRRVRVRVTDDLPPILRRVGDDEQDLWLDARRETRLGYAVATVRRGDAVFGDVHLRTAGPLGLAWRQRRVPRSDAVRVVPGVLEVKQFRLLGLRNRLREAGFRNIRQRGEGGQFESLREYARGDDPRTVDWKASARRGGLIVRQYEMERRQNVMICIDAGRLMTQKVGERERLDYALTAALLLADVAGVHDDAVGLLVFADRVTRFIPPARNSLARLSDALGEVHAKMVEPNYPAAFTYLAKQVRKRSLLVLFTDIIDPLASAALVSQLGRAAERHLPLAVAIRNPDLEAVAETAPVDEAAVYRRAAAEELLQARAAALAAMQRSGVLVADTRPGDAVPAVVNRYLDVKRRGML
- a CDS encoding MoxR family ATPase, whose amino-acid sequence is MSELTTNGVAAERAQRVLDELGTVVLGQEDLLRQMMVALLAGGHALLEGVPGTAKTLSIRSLAMALELRFGRVQFTPDLMPTDLIGVNVLDQMKREFTFHSGPVFTDLLLADEINRAPAKTQAALLEAMQERQVTVDGQTRPLPAGFTVFASQNPVEYEGTYPLPEAQLDRFLLKITIGYPGAEAERAILDRYVEGFSADRAETYGIKPVLSSGELVGLRQSVATVHVEPTVRDYITRIVRATREEPSLALGASPRAGVSLFLASRAEAFLAGRDFVTPDDVKMLVLPVLRHRVVLTPEAEVEGQTVDQRLAGLLTTIPAPRGAEA